The DNA window TGGCGACGAACTGGATGCGGGGCTTGAGGACCTGTGTGCCGCCGAAGGCTTCGCCGACAAAGGGCCATTCGACGTCGATCGCCCCGATCGCGATTCCGCGACCGGTCCAGCCTTCATTGCCGCGATAGATCTCGGTCAGCGTCGAGCCGGTGTCGGAGGTGTGATAGATGTCGCCCCGCACGAGCGCGCTGAAAGTGACGACCTGGCCGAGCCCGGTCAGCGTGCGCAGGTCCCAGCGCGCTCCGGCGAAGGCGCGCTGCGTGTCCTGCCCGTCGGTCCGCAGCAGCGCGAGCGTGTTCGCCTGGAGCTGGATCTCGCCGCCCAGCACCGGGTCATCCAGGATATGGCGATAATCGAAGGCGGGGAGGGCGACCGGGATCTGCCCCTGGTCGGCGTTGATCCTGAGCGTCTGCGTCGCCCATCCGGCGAGGCTGAGATAGGAATCCTCGTCGATCCGTTCGAGATTGATCGTGGAACGAAGCCGGTCGTCGCGGCTCAGGTCGTAGCGGCGCAGGAAGGTGCGGTCGCTCGCCGCGCGGACCGAGCCGGTCAGACTCCAGTTCTCCGTGAACTGAAAGCGTCCGTTGGCGAACAGATATCCGCGCGGGTCGCTCTCGGTCGTGGCCTGCCCGGTCAGATCGGCGACGCGGCTGCTCTGGGTGAGATAGCCGGTCACCTGATAAGCGCCGTTCCCCGTCAGGTGGCGCCATTCCGCGCTCACCATCGGCGCCACCGCCGAGAAGACATACGCGCCCAGCCTCAGGTCCTTGTTGTCGGCGAGACGCCAGTAATAATCTCCCGACAGTTCGAGCCCGTTGACCTGCGTCACCCGGATATTGGGGACGAGAAAGCCTGATACCGCTTCGCCGTCGGTGTTGAGAGCGAGGCCCGGAAGCGGCAGCAGCCTTTGGCCGAACAATTCGAGCATCGCGCCCTTGAACCGCACCCGCGCCTCGTCCGGATCGTAGATCACGCGGTCGGCGGTGATGCGCCAGCTCGGGTCTTTCGCGCAGCCATCCTCGCCGACCACCGGGCAGGCGGTATAGGCCGCGCGGTCGAGCAGGATCGTGCCGTCTTCCTCCCGGCTCGCCGATCGTGCCGCGAGTCGGCCCCCTGCCCTAAGGGCGATGAGCAGTTCCTCGATCGCGCCGGCTTCGAATTCATCGGTCAGCTCGATCTGGTCGGTGAACAGCTGGTTGCCGGTCTCGTCCACGAAACGGATGTTGCCCGAAGCCACGATCCGGCCGCTTTCGCGGTACCACACGACTTCGTCGGCGCGCACCGAGCGGTCTTCGCTGCGCAGCACGACATCGCCGCGCGCGGTGACGATCTCGGCTTCGCTGTCATAGGCCAGTTCGTCCGCCTCGAAGTCGAGGATGCGGTCTTCGCCGGCCAGTTCCTCGCGTTCCGCGAGCGGTCCGGGCGCATCGAGCGAGGGGTCGATTTCCTGCAGGGCGGCGGCGAGAACGGGGCCTGCGATAGGTTCGAGCGCGTGTGCCGGAGCCGCCTCGAGCAGGGCCGCCGGAGCGAATGCCGAGATCGCGAGTGCGCGAGCCGAGACGAGCGGGGAATCGACACGGCGCAGGAATGCGCGCATCGCGCCGGGCGCGAGATTGCGCGAAGGCCCCGTGAAACCTGCCGTCATGCCTTGCCTATTGCACCGCTCGGGCCTAATCGCAATCGCCATTCATGGCCCGGTCCGACCGCCCGATCCGCCCGTCGATGCGCCTTAGTAAAGGTGTCCGCGAGCGGGAGCGATCAGCCGTTTGATGCGTTCGACCGGCCGAGCCCTGATTGCAATTCCCCCCGTCCGGAGCCATCCGGGACAGCCAAACCGGGAGACCCCATGAAGATCGGTTTCAGTGACAGCCCGCCCGCCAATGTCCGGCTCTATGCCCGGATCCTCAACCAGGGGGACATGCCTTCCGACCTCGATGCCGCACTGGTCGACGGGGCCAATGCGGCCCGTTTCAAGGGCAGCGCCGGTCAGGTCTTCGAGACGTTCGCGATGCAGGATGACGGACTTCGCTGGATCGCGCTTGCCGGCGCGGGCGAGACCGATGCGACCGGGCGTCGGCTCAATATCGAAAAGGCCGGGGCGGCGCTCGCGGCAAAGTATCTTCTCTCGGGCGAGAGCGACATGGTGCTCGATCTCGGCCATGCGGACCTTTCGGGCGTGGAGGCGGCCGCCGCGCTGTTCGGCCTTCGCCTGCGGTCCTGGCGGCTCGACACTTACCGCACGAAGCTTCCCGCCGACAAACGGCCGAGCCTCGAGACCATCCATGTCGTCGGCGCGCCCGAGGGCACGAACGAGGCCTGGACCGAGGCCGAGGCGATCGCCCGGGGCGTCGAATTCACCCGGACGCTGGTGACCGAACCGGCCAACAAGCTCTATCCCGAAAGCTTCGTCGCGCTGTGCGAAAAGGCGTTCGAGGGGACAGGCGCGGAACTTATCGTGCTCGATGACGACGCGATGGAAAAGCTCGGCATGGGCGCGCTGCTCGGCGTCGGGCAGGGTTCCGAGCGGCCGAGCCGGATGCTCGCGATCCGCTGGAACGGCGGCACGGATGGTGACAAGCCGACCGTCTTCGTGGGCAAGGGCGTGACTTTCGATACAGGCGGCATCTCGCTCAAGCCGCCGCCCGGCATGGAGGACATGAAGTGGGACATGGGCGGCGCGGGCGCTGTCGCGGGCGCGATGCTCGCGATTGTCGGGCGCAAGGCGAAGGCGAACGTCATCGGCGTCGTCGGCCTCGTCGAGAACATGCCCGACGGCAAGGCGCAGCGCCCCGGCGACATCGTCACCACGATGAGCGGGCAGACAGTCGAAGTGCTCAACACGGATGCCGAAGGGCGGCTCGTCCTGTGCGATGCGCTGCACTGGGCGCAGGAGGAATTCGACCCCGCGCGGATCGTCGACCTCGCGACGCTGACAGGCGCCATGATCATCGCGCTCGGCAACGAGCATGGCGGGATGTTCTCCAATGACGATGAACTCGCAGGCCAGCTCGCCTGTGCGGGCGAAGGGGTGGGCGACAAGCTCTGGCGCCTGCCGCTGGCGCCCGCATACGACAAGCTGATCGATTCCCCGATTGCCGACATGAAGAATGTGGGCCCGCGCGAGGCTGGCTCGATCACGGCGGCGCAGTTTCTCCAGCGCTTCGTAAAGAAGGGCACGCCCTGGGCGCATCTCGACATCGCCGGCATGGTCTGGTCGACCAAGCCCGGCCATAGCTGGGACAAGGGCGCGACCGGCTACGGCGCGCGGCTGCTCGACCGCTTCGTCAAGGAAAACGTGGAGTAACCCGGCTTGGCCAGGATGCGCAGGAAAGCCGATTTGCCGTCGAAGACCTGCGCGACCTGCGGCCTGCCCTTTTCCTGGCGCAAGAAGTGGGAGCGGGACTGGGAAAACGTGCGCTATTGTTCCGAACGGTGCAGGCGCAGCAAGGGGCAGGGAAGCCAAGCGACATGAAGGTCGATTTCTGGCAGCTCTCTCGCGATCCTGCCCCGCGCGTCGTCGCGCTCATCGCCGCACGCGTGCTGGCGCAGGGCGAGAGGCTGCTCGTAGTCAGCGACGATGCCGAGCAGCGCCAGATGATCGCCAATGCCCTGTGGAGCGCTGCTCCGGACAGCTTCCTTGCCAACGCCCACGCCGGATCTGCCGGGGACGAACGCCAGCCGATCCTGCTTTCCGCCGAATGCGCCGCGCCCAATGGGGCCAACCATGTCGTCTTCGCCGACGGCACCTATCGCGATGCCGAGGGATTCGATCGGCTCTTCCTGCTGTTCGGCGAGGACACCCTCGAAGCTGCGCGCGGAACCTGGCGTTCGCTAGACGGGCGGGACGGGATCGAGCGCTCCTTCTTCCGTCAGGACGACGGGAAATGGACAAAGATCGCCTGAACGCTTGAACTCCTCCCGTGCATTGGCGATGCTTCCGGGCAGACGGAGCGAGGGGAGGGTAATCCATGCGCATTATCGCGAGCGCGACGGGGCTTGGCGCCGCGCTGTTTCTGGCATCCTGCGGCGGCCAGGAGGAAAACGGCGAATTCACCACCGAGGACGGCGCGCAGGGCGAATACACGATCGACCGAGAAACGGGGGAGACCCGCATGTCGCTCGAGACCGAGGAAGGCACGGCGACGCTGCGTTCGGGCAAGGACGTGCCGATCGACCTGCCCGGCGGCTTTTCGCTCTATCCCGGCTCGCGCGTGACGTCCAATTCGGTGATCGAGCAGGGCGAGCGGACCGGAAGCATGATCCTGTTCGAGGCCGACGCCACCCCCGAAGACATCATCGCCCATTACCGCAAGCAGGCAGAGGCCGCCGGGATCGAACTTCAGATGGATGCGAAAATGGGCGAAAGCGTGATGGTGGCGGGCGAGAACGAGGCCGACGCCATCGCCTTCCAGGTGAGCGCGACGGGCGCGGACGGCACTACGACCGGGCAGCTCTTCATCGGACGCATGCCCGAATAGACTGCGATCGAACGCGTAAGCCAGCCATCAGGCTTGAACTGGCGCGCCGCCGGGTTTAAGCGCGCGCGCGACGAACCCGGCCGGGAGTCCCTTCCGCGCCACGCTTCCCCGCAGCGCTAAGTAGCGCCCCTTTTTCTAGATCAAGGAACATCAGACATGGCGGTCACCCGCACCTTTTCGATCATCAAGCCCGATGCGACCAAGCGCAACCTGACCGGCGCGGTCACCAAGATGCTGGAAGACGCCGGCCTTCGCGTCGTCGCCTCCAAGCGCATCCGCATGTCGCGCGAGCAGGCCGAAGGTTTCTATGCGGTCCACAAGGAACGCCCCTTCTTCGGCGAACTGGTCGAATTCATGATGAGCGATCCGGTTGTCGTGCAGGTTCTCGAAGGCGAGGATGCGGTCAAGCGCAACCGCGACGTGATGGGTGCTACCAATCCGGCAGAAGCTGCCGACGGCACGATCCGCAAGGAATATGCGCTTTCGATCGGTGAGAACACGGTCCATGGGTCGGACAGCGAAGAGAACGCGAAGATCGAGATCGAATTCTTCTTCAGCGAAGACGAGATTGTCGGCTGATCGCCCCGCAGCCATTGAATTGAAAGGGCCGTCCCTGCCGGGGCGGCCCTTTTCGTTTCCGCTTCAGCTTGCCTGCGGTTCGGCGAACCGGGCGAGCTGGTCGGAATGGGCGTGATGCGTGCCGCGCTCGCTGCTTGCCATTTCCGCGCGCATCGCGGCCAGCGCCTGCGTTGTGAGATACAGGCCCAGTTCGGCATAGGTTCGCGCGATCTCGGCCTGCCAGTCGGCGTTGAGCGCATCGAAATCGAGCCGCGTGACCGGTCCGTCCCAGTCGCGAAGCGCCTCGGCCATGCGCGCTTCGCGCAGCTCGATCTTGTGCCTCCAGACCGCCTCGATCCGCGCGAGGTCGCACGAATCCGACTGGATCGCCATCTGGTTCGCCGCCAGCGAAATGGCGCTTTTGAGCACCGCTTCCTGGTCGCGCTGGGCGATCACCAGCCGGGCATCGGGGAATTGGGACAGGAGTGTCGCGAGATCCTCGGCGAATGCGGGAACCTTCATCACCCGCGGCCGGCCCGCATTGCCGCGATGGGCCGCATCGGTCCGCAGCATGCGTGCGAACTCACGGTAGATCGAAGCAGGATCGCGGGCCTCGCTCCAGGCCGAATAGCCCGGGATATGCCACTGCGATTCGTAGATCGAATGGTGCAGCGCGGCCGATATCCATGCCAGCTCCTCCTCGGCCCGCGCGGGGGCCATCGGGTGGATCGATTGCAGCCACGGATTGAGCGCACCGAGAAGCGCAAGGTCGAGCGCGCTTTTCGCCCGGTTCATTCCGAAGCGCGAGGGGACCGGGTGATAGGCATCGCAATAGCGGGTGTGCGAATGGGCCGGGTCGGCGGCGAGCAGTTTGTGAATGCGGGTCGTGCCCGAACGCATGTGGCCGATGACGACGATCGGCGCGGCAAGCGGCGTTCGCGCCATTTCGGGCCGCTTAGCCCACAGCGCGCCGAGCCGCAGGCGATTGCGCACCGCCCGCACCAATTGGCCATGCGCCATTGCCCGGCCGAGCGGGTTGAGATCGGCTTCCTCACGCACGGCAGCCGAAAGCCTCTCGAACCGCTCGCGGAAATCTGCCACCTCCTCCGACCCGCGCCCTGCATGCTGCGCAGCCTCGGCAGCGGCGCCGAGCGGCCGGGCGGCGATTTCCCACATCATATCGGGATCGAGCGAGGGCTCGGGCAGGCGTCCCTTTTCCCAAGCATTTCCGAGCAGCGCGCTGGCGCGTTCGGCGAGCGGCGCGCGGGCGAGGGGATGTTCGCGCGGCGGAACCTTCATCAGAACATGTCCGCCGCATCGTGCAGCCGGGTCAGCCGCGCCGGCGCGACGCTGCGCCAGCTGCGCTCGAGCCATCCGCCGACATGTGCCCAGTCGAGCCCCGGCCGGTCGAGGATCAGGCCGACCCATCCGCTCGCGCCGTAATAGGCGGGCTTGAAATAGGCCTGCGGCTGCGTCTCGACGAGGTTCAGCAATTCGTCCATCCCGCTCGTCTTGACGAGCAGCGCGACATGGCCGCTGCCGTGATGACGATCGTTGAAATGGGCAAAGAACCTGCCCGATTTATCCGGACCGACCCTGAACCCGGGCGCGCCGTGGCTTTCGCGCTCGTGCGTTTCGGGCAGGGCGAGCGCCAGCGCGCGCACGCGTGCGAGCAGGTGTTCAGGATCGCTCCCGCGCGATACATAATCGGCCAGCGCGCGGGGGAAGAGCTGGTGCTCGGCGATGCGGACCCGTGCGGCGAGGCTCTCGGGGGAGTCCTCCGGCGCGATCGCGACCCGCGCCTGTGCCAGCACTTCGCCCGAATCCAGTTCGTTCGTGACCAGGTGCACGCTTGCCCCCGCATGGCTGTCGCCTGCCTCGATCGCGCGGGCATAGGTATCGAGTCCCTTGTATTTCGGCAGCAGCGAGGGATGGATGTTGAGCATCCTTCCCTGCCAGCGCTGCACGAATTCCTCCGACAAGATCCGCATGTAACCGGCGAGTACGATGTGGTCAGCCCCCGCTTCGAGCGCCGCGGCCTCCATCGCCTCGTCCTGCGCCTGGCGGCTTATGCCCTTGTGCGAATGAGCGAAGGTGCGAGTGCCTTCGAGCCGGGCGAGCGCCAGTCCTTCCGCTGCGGGATCGTTGCTTGCCACCAGCACCACCTCATACGGGGCGCCCGGCAGGCGGCTCGCATAGAGCAGCGCGGCCATGTTGGTCCCCGCGCCCGAGATGAAGATCGCGACCTTCGCCCGGGGCCGGGGCGTATCAGCCATTGTGGACCGCTTCGAAAGGCTCGCGCGCGCTCCACGTGCCGCGACTGCCGCGAACGGTGCAGCCGCGCGGCCCCTCGACGATTTCGCCGACCCTGAAGGCGGTTTCGCCGGCCGTTCCGAGCCGCTCGAAGACGGCGCCTGCCCGATCGGGGGCGACCGCAAGCACCATGCCCACGCCGCAATTGAAGGTGCGGGCCAGTTCCTCGGGTTCGATATTTCCCTGCGCCTGGAGGAAGGCCATCAGGCGCGGCTGCTGCCAGCTGTCCGCATCGACGTGCGCATGCGCGCCTTCGGGAAGGATCCGCGGTATGTTCTCGAGCAGCCCCCCGCCGGTGATATGGGCGAGCGCGTTCACATGGCCTTCGCGGATCAGCGGGAGCAGGCTTTCGACGTAGATCCGCGTCGGCTCGATCAGAGCGTCGATCAGCAGGCGGTCGCGATCGAAGACGGCTGGCCGGTCCATCTTCCAGCCGAAATCGGCGGCGAGACGGCGGACCAGCGAATACCCGTTGGAATGGACGCCGGAGGAGGCGAGGCCGACCAGCACGTCGCCTGGCGCCACTCGATCGCCGGTCAACTGCTCGCCGCGCTCGACCGCGCCGACGCAGAA is part of the Erythrobacter litoralis genome and encodes:
- a CDS encoding LPS-assembly protein LptD, producing the protein MTAGFTGPSRNLAPGAMRAFLRRVDSPLVSARALAISAFAPAALLEAAPAHALEPIAGPVLAAALQEIDPSLDAPGPLAEREELAGEDRILDFEADELAYDSEAEIVTARGDVVLRSEDRSVRADEVVWYRESGRIVASGNIRFVDETGNQLFTDQIELTDEFEAGAIEELLIALRAGGRLAARSASREEDGTILLDRAAYTACPVVGEDGCAKDPSWRITADRVIYDPDEARVRFKGAMLELFGQRLLPLPGLALNTDGEAVSGFLVPNIRVTQVNGLELSGDYYWRLADNKDLRLGAYVFSAVAPMVSAEWRHLTGNGAYQVTGYLTQSSRVADLTGQATTESDPRGYLFANGRFQFTENWSLTGSVRAASDRTFLRRYDLSRDDRLRSTINLERIDEDSYLSLAGWATQTLRINADQGQIPVALPAFDYRHILDDPVLGGEIQLQANTLALLRTDGQDTQRAFAGARWDLRTLTGLGQVVTFSALVRGDIYHTSDTGSTLTEIYRGNEGWTGRGIAIGAIDVEWPFVGEAFGGTQVLKPRIQFVASPPIENLAVPNEDARAIDLEDSNLFALNRFPGYDRVEDGARITWGLDWELQKPGWRVKTTVGQSYRLEDKQDIFPVGTGLSERVSDFVGRTEVRYRDFLAFTHRFRLDKDNLAFRRNEIDAAIGSRRTYLEVGYLRLDRNIQTVEDLQDREEFRAAARVAFANNWAVFGSGVFNLTSAEEDPVFAPDGFEPIRTRLGVSYQDDCLEFGFTWRRDFITAGDAARGNSFQLFFALRNLGFR
- a CDS encoding leucyl aminopeptidase; this translates as MKIGFSDSPPANVRLYARILNQGDMPSDLDAALVDGANAARFKGSAGQVFETFAMQDDGLRWIALAGAGETDATGRRLNIEKAGAALAAKYLLSGESDMVLDLGHADLSGVEAAAALFGLRLRSWRLDTYRTKLPADKRPSLETIHVVGAPEGTNEAWTEAEAIARGVEFTRTLVTEPANKLYPESFVALCEKAFEGTGAELIVLDDDAMEKLGMGALLGVGQGSERPSRMLAIRWNGGTDGDKPTVFVGKGVTFDTGGISLKPPPGMEDMKWDMGGAGAVAGAMLAIVGRKAKANVIGVVGLVENMPDGKAQRPGDIVTTMSGQTVEVLNTDAEGRLVLCDALHWAQEEFDPARIVDLATLTGAMIIALGNEHGGMFSNDDELAGQLACAGEGVGDKLWRLPLAPAYDKLIDSPIADMKNVGPREAGSITAAQFLQRFVKKGTPWAHLDIAGMVWSTKPGHSWDKGATGYGARLLDRFVKENVE
- a CDS encoding DUF2256 domain-containing protein, translated to MRRKADLPSKTCATCGLPFSWRKKWERDWENVRYCSERCRRSKGQGSQAT
- a CDS encoding DNA polymerase III subunit chi translates to MKVDFWQLSRDPAPRVVALIAARVLAQGERLLVVSDDAEQRQMIANALWSAAPDSFLANAHAGSAGDERQPILLSAECAAPNGANHVVFADGTYRDAEGFDRLFLLFGEDTLEAARGTWRSLDGRDGIERSFFRQDDGKWTKIA
- the ndk gene encoding nucleoside-diphosphate kinase codes for the protein MAVTRTFSIIKPDATKRNLTGAVTKMLEDAGLRVVASKRIRMSREQAEGFYAVHKERPFFGELVEFMMSDPVVVQVLEGEDAVKRNRDVMGATNPAEAADGTIRKEYALSIGENTVHGSDSEENAKIEIEFFFSEDEIVG
- a CDS encoding sulfotransferase; its protein translation is MKVPPREHPLARAPLAERASALLGNAWEKGRLPEPSLDPDMMWEIAARPLGAAAEAAQHAGRGSEEVADFRERFERLSAAVREEADLNPLGRAMAHGQLVRAVRNRLRLGALWAKRPEMARTPLAAPIVVIGHMRSGTTRIHKLLAADPAHSHTRYCDAYHPVPSRFGMNRAKSALDLALLGALNPWLQSIHPMAPARAEEELAWISAALHHSIYESQWHIPGYSAWSEARDPASIYREFARMLRTDAAHRGNAGRPRVMKVPAFAEDLATLLSQFPDARLVIAQRDQEAVLKSAISLAANQMAIQSDSCDLARIEAVWRHKIELREARMAEALRDWDGPVTRLDFDALNADWQAEIARTYAELGLYLTTQALAAMRAEMASSERGTHHAHSDQLARFAEPQAS
- the purN gene encoding phosphoribosylglycinamide formyltransferase, encoding MADTPRPRAKVAIFISGAGTNMAALLYASRLPGAPYEVVLVASNDPAAEGLALARLEGTRTFAHSHKGISRQAQDEAMEAAALEAGADHIVLAGYMRILSEEFVQRWQGRMLNIHPSLLPKYKGLDTYARAIEAGDSHAGASVHLVTNELDSGEVLAQARVAIAPEDSPESLAARVRIAEHQLFPRALADYVSRGSDPEHLLARVRALALALPETHERESHGAPGFRVGPDKSGRFFAHFNDRHHGSGHVALLVKTSGMDELLNLVETQPQAYFKPAYYGASGWVGLILDRPGLDWAHVGGWLERSWRSVAPARLTRLHDAADMF
- the purM gene encoding phosphoribosylformylglycinamidine cyclo-ligase — translated: MNDPRQSSSGPYTYEQAGVSIEAGNRLVRAIAPLAKATARPGATSELGGFGGFFDPKAAGYSDPLLVAANDGVGTKLKLAIEYDRHDSVGIDLVAMCVNDLIVQGAEPLFFLDYFATGKLEEGVAERVIAGIAEGCKHAGCALIGGETAEMPGMYAPGDYDLAGFCVGAVERGEQLTGDRVAPGDVLVGLASSGVHSNGYSLVRRLAADFGWKMDRPAVFDRDRLLIDALIEPTRIYVESLLPLIREGHVNALAHITGGGLLENIPRILPEGAHAHVDADSWQQPRLMAFLQAQGNIEPEELARTFNCGVGMVLAVAPDRAGAVFERLGTAGETAFRVGEIVEGPRGCTVRGSRGTWSAREPFEAVHNG